A genomic window from Ananas comosus cultivar F153 linkage group 22, ASM154086v1, whole genome shotgun sequence includes:
- the LOC109726943 gene encoding uncharacterized protein LOC109726943 isoform X1 — protein MRYRRYRVLEQLYGATERIPEAEITPVLQGVYRIQGPVDECDDELQSVNLGNFSVDERPESSACNVCSAPCSSCLHTNQSLPFMESKMECDPSGSTSGRKEGDSCSSNGASEAVDKSKACDDNRYACAETSNLLSSTSSRDFSPENTGMKAASKEPVPCDPERSTKNEGSSMAGEVEAIIVGGQNCTASPMNEVNEADNKNPSLVSLETSDACLGTENAKDNNVPSDEVNKRSFSNEQCEKNPNLAEDSKMEVLDVRQKTTSESENSEEIEDDVKVCDICGDAGQEELLAFCSRCTDGAEHIYCMRVMLDEVPEGDWLCEECQLKEEAEKQNLDSEAPSFGAKDEEIESTVDPKILLNETKETNPDSKGSSEVLQSADISTKRNEENIEVPSLSRQSSPRKGTGSFNDSSLSNLDAEKAKQESAQHLGRALTSSASNLPRIQPPLARGSLSKSISFNNSKVAKVKQLIDDVPPKQKNAKEAASNSTRKEGLNKTITKSSSFKTTNSESLNKTKPLNPLWAEVRSVKEVKERILTSMKSTSLQQPSAIPSPRAGSSAPPPKADSEIVQHDTKGNNIPKSSNIGNSRGSDNANTIGSNEMHKSNLLKASGVALSNGLSKPSDQKTGQLVSKDKFFTSGPIDKPLGSNRASRCQKCNEAGHTTQFCAVDKLRMSALKPLADRTLSLKERSGKGIKTKDLVEVASLKPRTQVTMRSPERNAKVSTLNLDQNFESTRNLVELKEKLEVLSNQASVLTNQLRASVIPELDYIWHGDFELLRIARPPELCDGIQAHASSCASLKVLEAVTHFKSKIQLEEVPRRSSWPPQFQENGPREDNIALFFFAKDIESYERNYSKLVDSMVNNDFSLKGRIDTVELLIYPSTLLPENSQRWNKLSFLWGVFRSRRENCLQERPDLRLKPCESNLNKDLMDIDLVSASISSSGVPTSQDLNNCEKIHAAVDIANIPFSEIVHRICHQKSTSPQAAVDNKEVRRTNDKSEEEQVSFSFPESGLSKNTSEHPNILVSNPATNTQINPDRLSGVKYDSWQNNISYNSDGENDIGNALHVHGDAQMDSKDRKLANYKVPSISHLGEDTGCANITEDKIGQESLKRSQVFSDDHLEDPMDIDLPSGGLRALRKRNSSSLEIFSHSPCADLKNNGKLMHWEEDANFVSPEGQREHKKVKLDLNPNPGGDILDGKFSSKVHPLSSSLVDNNNIDSERIPESSTSAGRYFFPVDLDLGPSRTAKQEPIDILSSSDDEEAREERDAPDLELALWDAKKSPKKDTSSFSFKLAEKRKQDRPPSLAAEDGNDTTASLSLSLGFPVSEKAQAANNKATAKSENLLPDKAVVGSSFFLFNGLRDT, from the exons ATGAGGTATCGCCGCTACAGGGTACTAGAACAGCTGTACGGCGCCACGGAGAGAATCCCCGAAGCGGAG ATAACACCAGTTCTTCAAGGGGTTTATCGCATCCAAGGACCTGTTGACGAGTGCGATGATGAACTTCAGAGTGTGAATTTG GGCAATTTTTCAGTTGACGAAAGACCTGAATCCAGTGCATGCAACGTGTGCTCTGCTCCTTGTTCATCGTGTTTGCACACAAACCAATCATTGCCTTTCATGGAATCGAAGATGGAATGTGATCCTTCCGGAAGCACTTCTGGGAGGAAAGAAGGGGATAGCTGCTCTTCCAATGGTGCCAGTGAGGCTGTTGATAAAAGCAAAGCATGTGATGACAACCGATACGCATGTGCCGAAACAAGTAATCTGTTAAGTTCAACTTCAAGTCGGGACTTTTCCCCAGAAAATACCGGTATGAAAGCAGCATCTAAAGAGCCAGTTCCGTGTGACCCTGAGAGATCCACAAAGAATGAGGGATCATCAATGGCCGGAGAAGTGGAAGCAATCATTGTTGGCGGGCAAAATTGCACAGCTTCTCCGATGAATGAAGTTAATGAAGCAGATAACAAAAATCCAAGTTTGGTTTCTTTGGAAACTTCTGATGCTTGCTTGGGGACCGAAAATGCCAAGGACAATAATGTGCCATCAGATGAAGTTAACAAGCGCAGCTTCTCAAATGAGCAATGTGAAAAGAACCCCAATTTGGCGGAGGATTCTAAGATGGAGGTGTTGGATGTGCGACAGAAGACAACCTCAGAGAGTGAAAACTCTGAAGAAATTGAGGATGAT GTTAAAGTATGTGACATTTGCGGGGATGCAGGTCAGGAAGAGCTACTTGCTTTTTGCAGTAGATGTACTGATGGTGCAGAGCACAT TTACTGTATGCGGGTAATGTTGGATGAAGTTCCAGAAGGCGATTGGTTATGTGAAGAATGCCAACTTAAGGAGGAAGctgaaaaacaaaatttagacTCAGAAGCACCTTCCTTTGGTGCAAAAGATGAGGAAATTGAGAGCACCGTTGACCCAaaaattttgcttaatgaaacaAAGGAAACCAATCCAGATTCAAAAGGATCAAGCGAAGTGCTTCAAAGTGCTGATATTTCCACTAAAAGGAATGAAGAGAACATAGAGGTTCCTTCACTGAGTAGGCAAAGTAGTCCTAGGAAGGGAACCGGATCATTTAATGACAGTTCATTAAGTAACTTGGATGCGGAAAAAGCAAAGCAAGAGAGCGCACAGCATCTTGGTCGAGCACTAACATCTTCAGCTTCTAATTTACCCAGAATTCAACCACCACTAGCACGAG GATCTCTATCGAAGTCGATCTCTTTCAACAACTCAAAAGTAGCAAAGGTCAAGCAGCTAATCGATGATGTTCCTCCTAAGCAAAAGAATGCCAAAGAGGCCGCTTCCAATAGCACAAGAAAAGAGGGTCTCAACAAAACAATCACCAAGTCCTCATCATTTAAAACGACAAACAGTGAGTCACTGAATAAAACGAAGCCCCTCAATCCGTTGTGGGCTGAGGTGAGAAGTGTGAAGGAGGTAAAAGAAAGAATATTAACGAGCATGAAAAGTACTTCTTTACAGCAACCCTCTGCAATTCCTTCTCCTAGGGCTGGTTCGAGCGCTCCTCCCCCAAAGGCAGATTCTGAGATTGTTCAGCATGATACAAAAGGAAACAATATACCTAAGTCAAGTAATATTGGCAACAGTCGAGGGTCAGACAATGCAAACACTATAG GAAGCAATGAAATGcacaaatcaaatttattaaaagctTCTGGAGTTGCATTATCAAATGGTTTATCCAAACCTTCAGATCAAAAAACTGGCCAGCTCGTCTCTAAGGACAAATTTTTTACTTCTGGGCCTATTGATAAACCTTTGGGTTCTAATCGTGCATCACGGTGTCAAAAGTGTAATGAAGCTGGCCACACCACTCAATTTTGCGCAGTTGACAAGCTCCGTATGTCCGCCCTAAAGCCTCTGGCTGACCGTACTCTATCCCTAAAGGAGAGGAGTGGCAAAGGAATTAAAACGAAAGATCTAGTGGAAGTGGCAAGTTTGAAACCTAGAACTCAGGTCACTATGAGATCACCGGAACGAAATGCGAAAGTTTCAACATTGAATTTAGATCAGAATTTTGAATCTACTAGGAACTTGGTTGAGTTGAAAGAGAAGTTGGAAGTCTTGTCGAATCAAGCTTCTGTACTTACCAACCAATTAAGAGCTTCAGTAATTCCAGAGCTTGACTACATATGGCA TGGGGATTTTGAGCTTCTGAGAATAGCAAGGCCTCCTGAGCTTTGTGATGGTATTCAAGCTCATGCATCATCCTGTGCGTCACTGAAAGTGCTTGAAGCAGTGACACATTTTAAGTCCAAAATCCAGCTGGAAGAAGTTCCTCGTCGAAGTTCATGGCCCCCACAATTTCAAGAAAATGGTCCTAGAGAAGATAACATCGCTCTTTTTTTCTTCGCAAAAGATATTGAAAG TTATGAAAGGAACTATAGCAAGCTTGTCGATAGTATGGTTAATAACGACTTTTCCCTCAAAGGGAGAATCGATACAGTTGAGCTTCTTATATATCCTTCCACTCTGTTGCCTGAAAACTCTCAAA GGTGGAACAAACTATCTTTCCTCTGGGGTGTATTTCGAAGTCGGAGGGAAAACTGCTTACAGGAGAGGCCGGATTTGCGGCTAAAGCCATGTGAATCCAACTTGAACAAGGATCTCATGGATATTGATCTAGTTTCTGCCTCTATTTCTTCTTCTGGTGTTCCCACATCCCAAGACTTGAATAATTGCGAAAAAATACATGCCGCAGTAGATATTGCAAACATCCCTTTTTCAGAAATAGTGCATAGGATCTGTCATCAGAAAAGCACTTCTCCTCAGGCTGCTGTTGATAATAAGGAAGTAAGGAGGACTAATGATAAGTCAGAAGAAGAGCAGGTTTCATTTTCATTTCCTGAAAGTGGCTTGTCAAAGAACACAAGTGAGCATCCCAATATTCTTGTCTCTAATCCTGCAACAAACACTCAGATTAACCCTGATAGGCTATCAGGAGTGAAGTACGATTCCTGGCAg AACAACATCAGCTATAATTCAGATGGGGAAAATGATATAGGAAATGCACTTCATGTTCATGGTGATGCGCAGATGGATTCTAAAGATAGAAAGCTGGCAAATTACAAAGTTCCCTCGATATCACATCTTGGAGAAG ATACAGGTTGTGCAAACATAACTGAGGACAAAATTGGACAGGAGAGTTTGAAGAGGAGCCAGGTTTTTTCGGATGACCACCTTGAAGATCCAATGGATATAGATCTTCCAAGTGGCGGCCTAAGGGCCCTCAGGAAGCGCAACTCAAGCTCCTTGGAAATTTTCTCACATTCACCATGTGCTGATTTAAAAAACAATGGTAAACTAATGCATTGGGAAGAGGACGCCAACTTTGTATCTCCTGAGGGCCAAAGAGAGCACAAGAAGGTGAAACTCGATCTTAACCCTAACCCTGGAGGAGATATCCTTGATGGTAAATTCTCATCAAAGGTGCACCCATTGTCATCATCGTTGgtggataataataatatcgatagTGAAAGAATACCCGAGAGTTCAACGAGTGCTGGAAGGTACTTCTTTCCGGTAGATTTAGATTTAGGTCCTTCAAGGACCGCAAAGCAGGAACCGATCGACATCCTTTCTTCTTCAGATGATGAAGAGGCGCGAGAAGAGCGTGATGCCCCAGATCTTGAGCTAGCTTTGTGGGACGCAAAGAAATCGCCCAAAAAGGATACCTCgtccttttcttttaaacttGCTGAGAAGAGAAAACAAGATAGGCCGCCCTCTCTTGCGGCGGAGGACGGGAACGACACCACggcttctctttctctctctcttggttTCCCTGTCTCAGAGAAGGCACAAGCTGCTAATAATAAAGCCACAGCTAAAAGCGAAAATCTCTTGCCTGATAAAGCTGTAGTTGGCTCCTCTTTCTTTCTGTTTAATGGCTTGCGAGATACCTGA
- the LOC109726943 gene encoding uncharacterized protein LOC109726943 isoform X2: MRYRRYRVLEQLYGATERIPEAEITPVLQGVYRIQGPVDECDDELQSVNLGNFSVDERPESSACNVCSAPCSSCLHTNQSLPFMESKMECDPSGSTSGRKEGDSCSSNGASEAVDKSKACDDNRYACAETSNLLSSTSSRDFSPENTGMKAASKEPVPCDPERSTKNEGSSMAGEVEAIIVGGQNCTASPMNEVNEADNKNPSLVSLETSDACLGTENAKDNNVPSDEVNKRSFSNEQCEKNPNLAEDSKMEVLDVRQKTTSESENSEEIEDDVKVCDICGDAGQEELLAFCSRCTDGAEHIYCMRVMLDEVPEGDWLCEECQLKEEAEKQNLDSEAPSFGAKDEEIESTVDPKILLNETKETNPDSKGSSEVLQSADISTKRNEENIEVPSLSRQSSPRKGTGSFNDSSLSNLDAEKAKQESAQHLGRALTSSASNLPRIQPPLARGSLSKSISFNNSKVAKVKQLIDDVPPKQKNAKEAASNSTRKEGLNKTITKSSSFKTTNSESLNKTKPLNPLWAEVRSVKEVKERILTSMKSTSLQQPSAIPSPRAGSSAPPPKADSEIVQHDTKGNNIPKSSNIGNSRGSDNANTIGSNEMHKSNLLKASGVALSNGLSKPSDQKTGQLVSKDKFFTSGPIDKPLGSNRASRCQKCNEAGHTTQFCAVDKLRMSALKPLADRTLSLKERSGKGIKTKDLVEVASLKPRTQVTMRSPERNAKVSTLNLDQNFESTRNLVELKEKLEVLSNQASVLTNQLRASVIPELDYIWHGDFELLRIARPPELCDGIQAHASSCASLKVLEAVTHFKSKIQLEEVPRRSSWPPQFQENGPREDNIALFFFAKDIESYERNYSKLVDSMVNNDFSLKGRIDTVELLIYPSTLLPENSQRWNKLSFLWGVFRSRRENCLQERPDLRLKPCESNLNKDLMDIDLVSASISSSGVPTSQDLNNCEKIHAAVDIANIPFSEIVHRICHQKSTSPQAAVDNKEVRRTNDKSEEEQVSFSFPESGLSKNTSEHPNILVSNPATNTQINPDRLSGVKYDSWQNNISYNSDGENDIGNALHVHGDAQMDSKDRKLANYKVPSISHLGEGCANITEDKIGQESLKRSQVFSDDHLEDPMDIDLPSGGLRALRKRNSSSLEIFSHSPCADLKNNGKLMHWEEDANFVSPEGQREHKKVKLDLNPNPGGDILDGKFSSKVHPLSSSLVDNNNIDSERIPESSTSAGRYFFPVDLDLGPSRTAKQEPIDILSSSDDEEAREERDAPDLELALWDAKKSPKKDTSSFSFKLAEKRKQDRPPSLAAEDGNDTTASLSLSLGFPVSEKAQAANNKATAKSENLLPDKAVVGSSFFLFNGLRDT, encoded by the exons ATGAGGTATCGCCGCTACAGGGTACTAGAACAGCTGTACGGCGCCACGGAGAGAATCCCCGAAGCGGAG ATAACACCAGTTCTTCAAGGGGTTTATCGCATCCAAGGACCTGTTGACGAGTGCGATGATGAACTTCAGAGTGTGAATTTG GGCAATTTTTCAGTTGACGAAAGACCTGAATCCAGTGCATGCAACGTGTGCTCTGCTCCTTGTTCATCGTGTTTGCACACAAACCAATCATTGCCTTTCATGGAATCGAAGATGGAATGTGATCCTTCCGGAAGCACTTCTGGGAGGAAAGAAGGGGATAGCTGCTCTTCCAATGGTGCCAGTGAGGCTGTTGATAAAAGCAAAGCATGTGATGACAACCGATACGCATGTGCCGAAACAAGTAATCTGTTAAGTTCAACTTCAAGTCGGGACTTTTCCCCAGAAAATACCGGTATGAAAGCAGCATCTAAAGAGCCAGTTCCGTGTGACCCTGAGAGATCCACAAAGAATGAGGGATCATCAATGGCCGGAGAAGTGGAAGCAATCATTGTTGGCGGGCAAAATTGCACAGCTTCTCCGATGAATGAAGTTAATGAAGCAGATAACAAAAATCCAAGTTTGGTTTCTTTGGAAACTTCTGATGCTTGCTTGGGGACCGAAAATGCCAAGGACAATAATGTGCCATCAGATGAAGTTAACAAGCGCAGCTTCTCAAATGAGCAATGTGAAAAGAACCCCAATTTGGCGGAGGATTCTAAGATGGAGGTGTTGGATGTGCGACAGAAGACAACCTCAGAGAGTGAAAACTCTGAAGAAATTGAGGATGAT GTTAAAGTATGTGACATTTGCGGGGATGCAGGTCAGGAAGAGCTACTTGCTTTTTGCAGTAGATGTACTGATGGTGCAGAGCACAT TTACTGTATGCGGGTAATGTTGGATGAAGTTCCAGAAGGCGATTGGTTATGTGAAGAATGCCAACTTAAGGAGGAAGctgaaaaacaaaatttagacTCAGAAGCACCTTCCTTTGGTGCAAAAGATGAGGAAATTGAGAGCACCGTTGACCCAaaaattttgcttaatgaaacaAAGGAAACCAATCCAGATTCAAAAGGATCAAGCGAAGTGCTTCAAAGTGCTGATATTTCCACTAAAAGGAATGAAGAGAACATAGAGGTTCCTTCACTGAGTAGGCAAAGTAGTCCTAGGAAGGGAACCGGATCATTTAATGACAGTTCATTAAGTAACTTGGATGCGGAAAAAGCAAAGCAAGAGAGCGCACAGCATCTTGGTCGAGCACTAACATCTTCAGCTTCTAATTTACCCAGAATTCAACCACCACTAGCACGAG GATCTCTATCGAAGTCGATCTCTTTCAACAACTCAAAAGTAGCAAAGGTCAAGCAGCTAATCGATGATGTTCCTCCTAAGCAAAAGAATGCCAAAGAGGCCGCTTCCAATAGCACAAGAAAAGAGGGTCTCAACAAAACAATCACCAAGTCCTCATCATTTAAAACGACAAACAGTGAGTCACTGAATAAAACGAAGCCCCTCAATCCGTTGTGGGCTGAGGTGAGAAGTGTGAAGGAGGTAAAAGAAAGAATATTAACGAGCATGAAAAGTACTTCTTTACAGCAACCCTCTGCAATTCCTTCTCCTAGGGCTGGTTCGAGCGCTCCTCCCCCAAAGGCAGATTCTGAGATTGTTCAGCATGATACAAAAGGAAACAATATACCTAAGTCAAGTAATATTGGCAACAGTCGAGGGTCAGACAATGCAAACACTATAG GAAGCAATGAAATGcacaaatcaaatttattaaaagctTCTGGAGTTGCATTATCAAATGGTTTATCCAAACCTTCAGATCAAAAAACTGGCCAGCTCGTCTCTAAGGACAAATTTTTTACTTCTGGGCCTATTGATAAACCTTTGGGTTCTAATCGTGCATCACGGTGTCAAAAGTGTAATGAAGCTGGCCACACCACTCAATTTTGCGCAGTTGACAAGCTCCGTATGTCCGCCCTAAAGCCTCTGGCTGACCGTACTCTATCCCTAAAGGAGAGGAGTGGCAAAGGAATTAAAACGAAAGATCTAGTGGAAGTGGCAAGTTTGAAACCTAGAACTCAGGTCACTATGAGATCACCGGAACGAAATGCGAAAGTTTCAACATTGAATTTAGATCAGAATTTTGAATCTACTAGGAACTTGGTTGAGTTGAAAGAGAAGTTGGAAGTCTTGTCGAATCAAGCTTCTGTACTTACCAACCAATTAAGAGCTTCAGTAATTCCAGAGCTTGACTACATATGGCA TGGGGATTTTGAGCTTCTGAGAATAGCAAGGCCTCCTGAGCTTTGTGATGGTATTCAAGCTCATGCATCATCCTGTGCGTCACTGAAAGTGCTTGAAGCAGTGACACATTTTAAGTCCAAAATCCAGCTGGAAGAAGTTCCTCGTCGAAGTTCATGGCCCCCACAATTTCAAGAAAATGGTCCTAGAGAAGATAACATCGCTCTTTTTTTCTTCGCAAAAGATATTGAAAG TTATGAAAGGAACTATAGCAAGCTTGTCGATAGTATGGTTAATAACGACTTTTCCCTCAAAGGGAGAATCGATACAGTTGAGCTTCTTATATATCCTTCCACTCTGTTGCCTGAAAACTCTCAAA GGTGGAACAAACTATCTTTCCTCTGGGGTGTATTTCGAAGTCGGAGGGAAAACTGCTTACAGGAGAGGCCGGATTTGCGGCTAAAGCCATGTGAATCCAACTTGAACAAGGATCTCATGGATATTGATCTAGTTTCTGCCTCTATTTCTTCTTCTGGTGTTCCCACATCCCAAGACTTGAATAATTGCGAAAAAATACATGCCGCAGTAGATATTGCAAACATCCCTTTTTCAGAAATAGTGCATAGGATCTGTCATCAGAAAAGCACTTCTCCTCAGGCTGCTGTTGATAATAAGGAAGTAAGGAGGACTAATGATAAGTCAGAAGAAGAGCAGGTTTCATTTTCATTTCCTGAAAGTGGCTTGTCAAAGAACACAAGTGAGCATCCCAATATTCTTGTCTCTAATCCTGCAACAAACACTCAGATTAACCCTGATAGGCTATCAGGAGTGAAGTACGATTCCTGGCAg AACAACATCAGCTATAATTCAGATGGGGAAAATGATATAGGAAATGCACTTCATGTTCATGGTGATGCGCAGATGGATTCTAAAGATAGAAAGCTGGCAAATTACAAAGTTCCCTCGATATCACATCTTGGAGAAG GTTGTGCAAACATAACTGAGGACAAAATTGGACAGGAGAGTTTGAAGAGGAGCCAGGTTTTTTCGGATGACCACCTTGAAGATCCAATGGATATAGATCTTCCAAGTGGCGGCCTAAGGGCCCTCAGGAAGCGCAACTCAAGCTCCTTGGAAATTTTCTCACATTCACCATGTGCTGATTTAAAAAACAATGGTAAACTAATGCATTGGGAAGAGGACGCCAACTTTGTATCTCCTGAGGGCCAAAGAGAGCACAAGAAGGTGAAACTCGATCTTAACCCTAACCCTGGAGGAGATATCCTTGATGGTAAATTCTCATCAAAGGTGCACCCATTGTCATCATCGTTGgtggataataataatatcgatagTGAAAGAATACCCGAGAGTTCAACGAGTGCTGGAAGGTACTTCTTTCCGGTAGATTTAGATTTAGGTCCTTCAAGGACCGCAAAGCAGGAACCGATCGACATCCTTTCTTCTTCAGATGATGAAGAGGCGCGAGAAGAGCGTGATGCCCCAGATCTTGAGCTAGCTTTGTGGGACGCAAAGAAATCGCCCAAAAAGGATACCTCgtccttttcttttaaacttGCTGAGAAGAGAAAACAAGATAGGCCGCCCTCTCTTGCGGCGGAGGACGGGAACGACACCACggcttctctttctctctctcttggttTCCCTGTCTCAGAGAAGGCACAAGCTGCTAATAATAAAGCCACAGCTAAAAGCGAAAATCTCTTGCCTGATAAAGCTGTAGTTGGCTCCTCTTTCTTTCTGTTTAATGGCTTGCGAGATACCTGA